One segment of Hippopotamus amphibius kiboko isolate mHipAmp2 chromosome 4, mHipAmp2.hap2, whole genome shotgun sequence DNA contains the following:
- the KBTBD2 gene encoding kelch repeat and BTB domain-containing protein 2, with amino-acid sequence MSTQDEKQINTEYAVSLLEQLKLFYEQQLFTDIVLIVEGSEFPCHKMVLATCSSYFRAMFMSGLSESKQTHIHLRNVDSATLQIIITYAYTGNLAINDSTVEQLYETACFLQVEDVLQRCREYLIKKINAENCVRLLSFADLFSCEELKQSAKRMVEHKFTAVYHQEAFMQLSHDLLIDILSSDNLNVEKEETVREAAMLWLEYNTESRSQYLSSVLSQIRIDALSEVTQRAWFQGLPPNDKSVVVQGLYKSMPKFFKPRLGMTKEEMMIFIEASSENPCSLYSSVCYSPQAEKVYKLCSPPADLHKVGTVVTPDNDIYIAGGQVPLKNTKTNHSKTSKLQTAFRTVNCFYWFDAQQNTWFPKTPMLFVRVKPSLVCCEGYIYAIGGDSVGGELNRRTVERYDTEKDEWTMVSPLPCAWQWSAAVVVHDCIYVMTLNLMYCYFPRSDSWVEMAMRQTSRSFASAAAFGDKIFYIGGLHIATNSGIRLPSGTVDGSSVTVEIYDVNKNEWKMAANIPAKRYSDPCVRAVVISNSLCVFMRETHLNERAKYVTYQYDLELDRWSLRQHISERVLWDLGRDFRCTVGKLYPSCLEESPWKPPTYLFSPDGTEEFELDGEMVALPSV; translated from the exons ATGTCCACTCAAGACGAAAAGCAGATCAATACTGAATATGCTGTGTCCTTGTTGGAACAGTTAAAACTGTTTTATGAACAGCAGTTGTTTACTGACATAGTGTTAATTGTCGAGGGCTCTGAGTTCCCTTGTCATAAGATGGTTCTTGCAACATGTAGCTCTTATTTTAG GGCCATGTTCATGAGTGGACTAAGTGAAAgcaaacagacacacatacacctgAGGAATGTGGATTCAGCCACCTTACAGATAATAATAACGTATGCATACACGGGTAACTTGGCAATAAATGACAGCACTGTAGAACAGCTTTATGAAACAGCTTGCTTCCTGCAG gTAGAAGATGTATTACAACGTTGTCgagaatatttaattaaaaaaataaacgcAGAGAATTGTGTGCGATTGTTGAGTTTTGCTGATCTGTTCAGTTGTGAGGAATTAAAACAAAGTGCTAAAAGGATGGTGGAGCACAAGTTCACTGCTGTGTATCACCAGGAAGCTTTCATGCAACTGTCACATGACTTACTGATAGACATTCTCAGTAGTGACAATTTAAACGTAGAAAAAGAGGAGACAGTTCGTGAAGCTGCTATGCTGTGGCTAGAGTACAACACAGAATCACGATCCCAGTATTTGTCTTCAGTTCTCAGCCAAATCAGAATTGATGCACTTTCAGAAGTAACACAGAGAGCTTGGTTTCAAGGTCTGCCACCGAATGATAAGTCGGTAGTTGTTCAAGGTCTGTATAAGTCCATGCCCAAGTTTTTCAAACCAAGACTTGGAATGACTAAAGAGGAGATGATGATTTTCATTGAAGCATCTTCAGAAAATCCTTGTAGTCTTTACTCTTCTGTCTGTTACAGCCCCCAAGCAGAAAAAGTTTACAAGCTATGCAGCCCACCAGCTGATTTACATAAGGTTGGGACCGTTGTAACTCCGGATAATGACATCTATATAGCAGGTGGTCAAGTTcctctgaaaaacacaaaaacaaatcacAGTAAAACAAGCAAACTTCAGACTGCCTTTAGAACTGTGAATTGCTTTTACTGGTTTGATGCACAGCAAAATACCTGGTTTCCAAAGACCCCGATGCTTTTTGTCCGCGTAAAGCCATCTTTGGTTTGCTGTGAAGGCTATATCTATGCAATTGGAGGAGATAGTGTAGGTGGAGAACTTAACCGGAGGACCGTAGAAAGATACGACACTGAGAAGGATGAATGGACAATGGTAAGCCCTTTGCCTTGTGCTTGGCAGTGGAGTGCAGCAGTTGTGGTTCATGACTGCATTTATGTGATGACACTGAACCTCATGTATTGTTATTTTCCAAGGTCTGATTCATGGGTAGAAATGGCCATGAGACAGACTAGCAGGTCTTTTGCTTCAGCTGCAGCTTTTGGtgataaaattttttatattggagGGTTGCACATTGCCACCAATTCTGGCATAAGACTCCCCTCTGGCACTGTAGATGGGTCTTCAGTAACTGTGGAAATCTATGATGTGAATAAAAATGAGTGGAAAATGGCAGCCAACATCCCTGCCAAGAGGTACTCAGATCCCTGTGTTAGAGCTGTTGTGATCTCaaattctctgtgtgtgtttatgcGAGAAACCCACTTAAATGAGAGAGCTAAATACGTCACTTACCAATATGATCTGGAACTTGACCGGTGGTCTCTGCGGCAGCATATATCTGAACGTGTACTGTGGGACTTAGGGAGAGATTTTCGATGCACTGTGGGGAAACTGTATCCATCCTGCCTTGAAGAATCTCCATGGAAACCACCAACTTATCTTTTTTCACCGGATGGAACAGAGGAGTTTGAACTGGATGGAGAAATGGTTGCACTACCATCTGTATAG